The Mesorhizobium sp. NBSH29 genome has a segment encoding these proteins:
- a CDS encoding DUF6950 family protein, with translation MRYSFWRSALADYVDDVKAQPFAWGTFDCALFAAGAVNVMTGADIGADHRGKYKTLAGGLKRLKAAGFANHADYAASLFEEIHPSHAQVGDIAAIKATDAGLYALGVVQGPRILFVRQEGGLGSVDLLTAERAFKV, from the coding sequence ATGAGGTATTCGTTTTGGCGGTCCGCTCTCGCTGATTACGTCGATGACGTGAAGGCGCAACCGTTCGCGTGGGGCACATTCGATTGTGCCTTGTTCGCTGCAGGGGCGGTCAACGTGATGACCGGCGCGGATATTGGGGCGGATCATCGCGGGAAGTACAAGACGCTCGCTGGTGGCCTCAAGAGGCTGAAAGCGGCGGGCTTTGCCAACCATGCGGATTATGCCGCCTCGCTGTTTGAAGAAATTCACCCATCCCATGCGCAGGTTGGCGACATCGCGGCCATCAAAGCCACGGACGCCGGCTTGTATGCGCTTGGTGTGGTTCAGGGTCCGCGCATTCTTTTCGTGCGGCAGGAGGGCGGGCTTGGGTCCGTCGATCTCTTGACGGCAGAACGCGCCTTTAAGGTCTAG
- a CDS encoding phage tail protein: protein MISRILLAAWFILAGLSHAHAAPVFGLVGMLASTAIGKLVIGVALQYGASLLQKMRNKGKEQVPGIKTTIEIGGISPQSFIVGTFATAGHLPYANSWGTVNKTPNAGLCQVISLSDLPVTSISNDVWMNGAKLTRNPALGDQTLSHSWFGTGSYPFPTYTKNGFYFLFAKYFPQGSTTPDAKLSEKFGADPVRPWTNDMVGRGVAYVILTSEVERDLFKDRPQALWIVEGIALYDPRKDSSVGGSGAQRWGSPETFAFSDNPAVIIYNILRGIYFGATKVYGGDIPALRLPLSSWFAAMNECDVIVEGERQFRSGYEIRVEQEPLEVIEELLKACNARMAENGGIYKIHVGAPALPAYFFTDENVVISESQSSDPFPGLENTFNGVSASYPDQDAAWAMKDAPLRTNALYVASDDGRANIASVQFNAVPYPLQVQRLQKSLLEANRRFARQRITLPPEAWLLEPLDTASWSSTRNGYSSKIFEISAMDDLENVNQAVSLLEVDPSDYSWTPGTDKLPFTVGPISPITPAPQPIIDWYAEPAVVYDTNGKARRPAIKLSWDGVQADLQGVEYEIRLASTSAHVYRGRTDQPQTGSSIISQSLLPAETYQARGRYIPFTNRQTLWSGWLTVTTPDLRFGPEDIYPISVEQLGDDIKKTIAWMGDGTRQLILDAQRKALHNADQDFANYRDKSQVRQELTSTFGTANAEWTLDILLATGPDSALAQRVETLGVSVNGARAQWTLDIEVATGPGSALGQRLEVLEVAVLDPTTGNVALANTISLQQAQITTIDGLVTANANAIVQANTSIGEISASGTFRVQAYASPGAGWSRVGLEASAGVGGTFTTAAVFLDANTSGLSRMTVAASQFIIADPSSPTTLRQPFVFTGGEASLNVLNAGLINAGVIQGFNAKMKMDCNGGYLLFQD, encoded by the coding sequence ATGATTTCACGCATCCTGCTTGCCGCCTGGTTCATCCTGGCGGGGCTTTCGCACGCCCATGCAGCGCCGGTGTTCGGCCTCGTCGGCATGCTTGCGTCCACCGCCATCGGCAAGCTCGTCATTGGTGTCGCGCTTCAATACGGCGCTTCGCTGCTCCAGAAGATGCGCAACAAGGGCAAGGAGCAGGTTCCGGGCATCAAGACCACGATTGAGATCGGGGGTATCTCTCCGCAATCATTCATCGTCGGAACCTTTGCGACTGCGGGCCACCTCCCTTATGCAAATAGCTGGGGCACGGTAAACAAGACTCCGAACGCGGGCCTGTGTCAGGTCATCAGCCTTTCCGACCTGCCTGTAACCAGCATTTCCAATGATGTCTGGATGAACGGCGCGAAACTCACGCGCAACCCAGCCTTGGGCGATCAGACGCTATCTCACTCCTGGTTCGGCACCGGCAGCTATCCGTTCCCGACATACACCAAGAACGGGTTCTACTTCCTATTCGCCAAATATTTTCCGCAGGGGTCGACCACCCCAGATGCGAAACTGTCTGAGAAGTTCGGCGCCGATCCAGTTCGCCCTTGGACAAACGACATGGTCGGGCGCGGTGTCGCCTACGTCATCCTGACATCGGAAGTCGAACGCGATCTGTTCAAAGACCGCCCGCAAGCTCTATGGATTGTCGAAGGGATAGCTCTCTACGATCCGCGCAAGGACAGTTCGGTCGGGGGCAGTGGAGCCCAGCGTTGGGGCAGCCCGGAAACATTCGCCTTTTCGGATAATCCGGCCGTCATCATCTACAATATTTTGCGCGGCATCTATTTCGGCGCGACCAAGGTTTACGGCGGGGATATCCCAGCCCTCCGGTTGCCTTTGTCATCGTGGTTTGCCGCCATGAACGAATGCGATGTGATCGTCGAGGGAGAGCGCCAGTTTCGGAGTGGCTATGAGATCAGAGTGGAGCAGGAGCCGCTTGAGGTTATCGAAGAACTTCTGAAAGCCTGCAATGCCCGCATGGCTGAGAATGGCGGTATCTATAAGATCCATGTCGGCGCGCCGGCACTGCCCGCATATTTCTTCACCGATGAAAACGTGGTGATTTCGGAGAGCCAGTCGTCAGACCCGTTCCCCGGTTTGGAAAACACGTTCAACGGCGTCTCTGCGTCCTACCCCGACCAAGATGCTGCATGGGCGATGAAAGACGCGCCGCTGCGCACAAATGCGCTCTATGTGGCGAGTGATGACGGCAGGGCAAATATTGCAAGTGTCCAGTTCAACGCCGTCCCGTACCCGCTCCAAGTCCAGCGGCTGCAAAAATCACTGCTTGAAGCCAACCGCCGCTTTGCACGGCAACGCATCACCCTTCCGCCTGAAGCATGGTTGCTCGAGCCGCTGGACACGGCTTCATGGTCGAGCACCCGCAATGGGTACAGCAGCAAGATTTTCGAGATCTCCGCAATGGATGATCTTGAGAACGTCAACCAGGCTGTGTCGCTCCTAGAAGTCGATCCGTCCGATTATTCATGGACGCCGGGAACCGACAAGCTTCCCTTCACGGTCGGTCCGATCTCTCCGATTACGCCCGCACCTCAGCCTATCATCGACTGGTATGCGGAGCCGGCGGTAGTCTATGACACGAACGGCAAAGCGCGCAGGCCCGCCATCAAGCTTTCGTGGGATGGTGTTCAGGCTGATCTACAAGGCGTGGAATACGAAATCCGTCTCGCCTCGACATCGGCGCATGTCTATCGAGGGCGAACCGACCAGCCGCAAACGGGTTCCTCGATAATTTCGCAAAGCCTTTTGCCGGCAGAAACCTATCAGGCGCGCGGGCGCTACATTCCGTTTACGAACCGTCAAACGCTCTGGTCGGGCTGGCTTACTGTCACGACGCCAGATCTCCGCTTTGGCCCCGAAGATATCTACCCGATCAGCGTCGAGCAGCTTGGTGACGACATCAAGAAGACAATCGCATGGATGGGCGACGGGACACGTCAGCTTATCCTCGATGCGCAGCGCAAGGCACTTCACAACGCCGATCAGGATTTTGCCAACTACCGCGACAAGTCACAGGTCCGACAAGAACTGACATCGACATTCGGAACAGCCAATGCTGAATGGACGCTGGACATCCTGCTCGCAACCGGACCGGACTCCGCTCTGGCACAGCGCGTGGAAACTTTGGGTGTTTCCGTCAATGGCGCCAGAGCACAATGGACGCTGGACATAGAAGTCGCAACTGGGCCGGGATCGGCCTTGGGGCAGCGGCTTGAAGTTCTGGAGGTCGCGGTACTCGATCCCACGACGGGGAACGTGGCGCTGGCCAATACCATCTCGCTACAGCAAGCACAGATCACCACCATAGACGGCTTGGTCACGGCAAATGCTAACGCCATTGTTCAGGCCAATACGAGCATTGGGGAAATTTCAGCTTCCGGCACGTTTCGAGTGCAAGCTTATGCGTCACCCGGCGCAGGCTGGTCGCGCGTCGGGCTGGAGGCGAGTGCGGGGGTCGGTGGCACCTTTACCACTGCTGCTGTGTTTCTTGACGCTAACACCAGCGGCTTGAGCCGCATGACGGTCGCTGCGTCGCAATTCATCATCGCAGATCCAAGTTCGCCAACCACTCTGCGCCAGCCGTTCGTGTTCACGGGTGGCGAAGCCTCTCTCAACGTCCTGAATGCCGGATTGATTAACGCCGGCGTGATCCAGGGTTTTAACGCCAAAATGAAGATGGACTGCAACGGCGGCTATCTGCTGTTTCAGGATTGA